The following DNA comes from Proteiniborus ethanoligenes.
TCCCATGAACCAAAGGTATCATTCCCCATTCATGCATCTTCTTTTCATGCATAACGCCTACCAAATTGACCTGAATTCCATGTTTAGGTTCAATATAAATAATAAATGGAAATCCTGGTACAGTAGCTTTTTCTATTGCCATCATTTGTCCATTAAATATCTTCCCATTGTTCAATTTAAGATTTTCGTTAAACCCAGTCCTAACCATAGCACTTGATCTACAATTAAATGCTAGTTCATCTTGATTATTAGTCACTAAGAATATAAAACTTGAAATTGGTTCCAAATAATGTTCCGCATGACACTCTATAATAACATTATCGCCTTCATTGTAAGTATAAGCTCTTAAGTTAGAAAACTCTTGCACGCCTTTTTGAAATGTGTTTCGACCAGAAACTACATCTACAATTTGTCTTAAAGCTACTTCAAGCCCGTTGCCAAATAAATCTATATACAAGCTCTGTAATAATATAGCGGGCATCAAACAATCATCTAATTTCACTGGAATAATCTTAGTTTCACCCTTTGTAGCTTTAATGACCGCATTCTGCCATTCTAACTTCACCATATTACTTTGCAGACTATTCTTTGAAACAAAGAATAAGAATAATTTGCATTCACTCAATCCATCATTCATTTTATCAATAATACCATCACCTGGTTGCATTGACCATGAATCATAAAAAACTTTTTCTTCACCAAATATATCTCTAAGTCTTATTGCGATTTGTTCAACAATAACTTTGTCTTTATGATTATGTGAAAGGAAAATCATTGTATCACCCCCGTAAAATCAGGCTTCACTTATTATTCTGCTCAAATTTCCAAGCATCCCTCACCATTTCTTCGATCCCAAGCTCAGCCTTCCACCCCAGCTCCTTCTCAGCTTTACTAGCATCCGCATAGCAGGTCGCAATATCCCCCGGGCGTCTTCCGACTATCTCATAAGGAACATTGATGTCATTGACCTTCATAAAAGCATTA
Coding sequences within:
- a CDS encoding toll/interleukin-1 receptor domain-containing protein, with translation MIFLSHNHKDKVIVEQIAIRLRDIFGEEKVFYDSWSMQPGDGIIDKMNDGLSECKLFLFFVSKNSLQSNMVKLEWQNAVIKATKGETKIIPVKLDDCLMPAILLQSLYIDLFGNGLEVALRQIVDVVSGRNTFQKGVQEFSNLRAYTYNEGDNVIIECHAEHYLEPISSFIFLVTNNQDELAFNCRSSAMVRTGFNENLKLNNGKIFNGQMMAIEKATVPGFPFIIYIEPKHGIQVNLVGVMHEKKMHEWGMIPLVHGKK